From Mesotoga sp. UBA6090, a single genomic window includes:
- the hisS gene encoding histidine--tRNA ligase translates to MHKVMINRIKGTQDIAFEDIEYWHFVEEAIRNISHKYAFTEIRTPIFEATELFERSVGESTDVVQKEMYTFEDKGGRSITLRPEGTAGVARAFIENSFVNLGSPVKLFYNGPMFRYEKPQAGRLRQFHQFGAEILGSESPLADFEIIEMAYSFLKELKINNAKLFINSIGCPACREDYKTALKEYYSDKLPGMCPDCQRRYDTNVLRLLDCKIDKELVHGAPGILEYLDSDCRSHFEELQWYLQRAGIEYEVDQFLVRGLDYYTRTAFEIRSSSLGSQDQLVGGGRYDGLVEYIGGKSCPAVGFAIGLERIVMLLKSESVKINGPETSEVAILAFGREESVRGFDYARRLRKMGVSTFVDVMERNMRNKMKHAARIGAKISLLIGKEEIERDIVTIKVMNDGSQFQVDSDYMADYVVDKLRDIS, encoded by the coding sequence ATGCATAAAGTCATGATTAACAGAATAAAAGGTACTCAGGACATTGCCTTTGAAGATATTGAGTACTGGCACTTCGTCGAAGAGGCAATCAGAAATATCTCCCATAAGTACGCATTCACCGAAATACGAACCCCCATATTCGAAGCGACCGAGCTTTTCGAGAGGAGCGTTGGCGAATCGACGGATGTCGTTCAGAAAGAGATGTACACATTTGAAGACAAAGGCGGCAGATCCATAACTCTTAGACCAGAAGGAACTGCAGGTGTTGCGAGAGCGTTCATTGAAAACTCCTTCGTAAATCTAGGGTCCCCTGTTAAACTCTTCTACAACGGTCCAATGTTCCGTTATGAGAAGCCGCAGGCCGGAAGGTTGCGGCAGTTTCATCAGTTCGGTGCCGAGATATTGGGTTCCGAGAGTCCTTTGGCCGACTTCGAGATAATCGAGATGGCCTATAGCTTTCTCAAAGAACTGAAGATCAACAATGCAAAGCTTTTCATAAACTCAATCGGTTGCCCTGCATGCAGAGAGGATTACAAGACCGCCCTCAAAGAATATTATAGCGACAAACTTCCAGGGATGTGTCCCGATTGTCAGCGCAGATACGACACCAACGTTCTTAGGTTGCTCGATTGCAAGATCGATAAGGAACTGGTTCACGGAGCTCCGGGGATTTTAGAGTACCTTGACAGCGATTGCAGGAGCCATTTCGAGGAACTACAGTGGTATCTGCAGAGAGCAGGAATTGAGTATGAGGTGGATCAGTTTCTGGTGCGTGGACTTGACTATTACACGCGAACTGCCTTTGAAATAAGATCTTCTTCCCTCGGGAGCCAGGATCAACTGGTCGGCGGTGGACGATACGACGGTCTGGTCGAATACATAGGAGGAAAGAGCTGCCCTGCAGTTGGTTTTGCAATAGGCCTTGAGAGAATTGTGATGCTTCTCAAGTCAGAAAGCGTGAAGATCAATGGACCGGAAACCTCCGAAGTGGCTATTCTGGCTTTCGGAAGAGAAGAAAGCGTGAGGGGATTTGACTACGCCAGAAGGCTCCGCAAGATGGGTGTATCGACGTTCGTTGATGTAATGGAGAGAAATATGCGCAACAAGATGAAACATGCGGCAAGAATAGGGGCAAAAATTTCTCTTTTGATTGGAAAGGAAGAAATTGAAAGAGACATTGTAACCATCAAAGTGATGAATGATGGTTCTCAGTTCCAAGTGGATAGCGACTATATGGCAGATTACGTAGTAGATAAGTTAAGAGATATTTCGTAA
- a CDS encoding DUF4912 domain-containing protein, which yields MNNEEIQSFLSNDPTIQDLRRYAKMIGINLKRTMRKKDIARALKKYAQKSSQQSSSIPVKSPSEILRPSKPVDAQIPSSYSRDFVSIHPINPYWVYVMWDLSEWTARNLASSSSKLLVRVSDITNIIYDGKNAHRFKEADISVDAGSWYFQIDFPDADYIAEIGYYGDGHFKSVLKSRIARTPRNSPRFTDHEIWVDLKKGSRREQKASQEQFTFGKLAKSSGPSDNPSSDEFIKTISKSKSGR from the coding sequence ATGAACAACGAGGAAATACAGTCCTTTCTAAGCAACGACCCGACGATTCAGGATCTTCGTCGTTATGCGAAGATGATAGGAATCAATCTCAAGAGAACAATGCGAAAGAAGGATATTGCTCGCGCACTGAAGAAGTATGCTCAGAAAAGCAGTCAACAATCCAGCAGCATTCCAGTTAAGAGCCCCTCTGAAATTCTTCGTCCGTCAAAACCCGTCGACGCGCAAATACCTTCATCGTACTCTCGCGACTTTGTCTCGATTCACCCGATTAATCCCTACTGGGTGTATGTGATGTGGGATCTATCGGAATGGACCGCCAGAAACCTTGCGAGTTCTTCATCAAAGCTTCTGGTAAGAGTCAGCGACATTACCAACATTATTTACGATGGAAAAAACGCTCACAGATTCAAAGAAGCAGACATCTCGGTCGACGCCGGGAGCTGGTACTTTCAGATTGATTTTCCGGACGCAGATTACATTGCTGAAATTGGCTACTATGGTGACGGACATTTCAAGAGTGTGTTGAAGTCCAGAATTGCGAGAACCCCCAGGAATTCACCAAGATTCACAGACCATGAAATCTGGGTGGACTTGAAGAAGGGATCGAGAAGAGAACAAAAAGCTTCACAAGAGCAATTCACTTTCGGAAAGCTCGCTAAGTCCTCTGGACCATCCGACAATCCCTCTTCCGATGAGTTCATAAAGACTATCTCGAAGAGCAAGAGTGGAAGGTGA
- a CDS encoding glycoside hydrolase family 57 protein gives MEKGRFVLMLHAHLPFINHPDFPSFMEERWLFEAITETYIPLLQGFRRLKRDGVNFRVTMSITPPLMEMFANKDLQKKHLNYLSSSIELAGNEISRTLSEHPAANRLAMHYLRELEEIRTVYNECNGDLVGEFAKLQESGELEIVTCNATHGFLPLMTNFPEAINAQIEIGVDSYKRHTGRDPRGIWLAECGYVPGFDSYLREHGLSFFFVDSHSLWYGDPAPRYGVYRPVVTPENVFAFARDPESSQQVWSSEVGYPGDSRYREFYRDVGFDREEDYIRPYIDPSGERCNTGIKYYKITGKDVSLNEKQYYDIDDARRATVEHAKDFANRKREQIRRLSSQFDGEEPVIVAPFDAELFGHWWYEGPLFIEELFRELNGDSTVVPSTPPEVIKSMEQAQVVTPNISTWGANGYNEVWLNGRNDWIYRHLDEGSKRMIELARKYERTDKRLKIRALNQMARELLLAQSSDWAFIITTNTTVEYAVNRTKTHIDRLLSLYSEIENDSIDEDKLKTLEWVDSIFPNIDFRVYAKQVG, from the coding sequence ATGGAAAAAGGAAGATTCGTCCTCATGCTCCATGCACATTTGCCATTCATAAATCATCCCGACTTTCCAAGTTTTATGGAAGAGAGATGGTTGTTCGAGGCGATTACAGAGACCTATATTCCACTACTGCAAGGGTTCAGAAGGCTTAAGAGAGACGGAGTAAACTTCAGGGTAACAATGAGCATAACTCCTCCTCTAATGGAGATGTTCGCCAACAAAGACCTCCAGAAGAAACATCTCAATTACCTGAGTTCATCGATCGAACTTGCTGGAAACGAAATCTCCAGGACCCTTTCTGAGCATCCGGCGGCCAATAGGCTGGCAATGCATTATCTGCGGGAACTGGAGGAGATAAGAACTGTCTACAATGAATGCAATGGAGACCTAGTCGGAGAATTCGCCAAACTTCAGGAAAGCGGAGAGCTGGAAATTGTGACGTGTAACGCTACACATGGCTTTCTGCCGCTGATGACGAATTTCCCCGAGGCGATAAACGCACAGATTGAAATAGGAGTTGATTCATACAAGAGACATACAGGAAGGGACCCCAGAGGAATTTGGCTCGCCGAGTGCGGCTACGTTCCCGGCTTCGATTCTTACCTGCGCGAGCATGGCCTTTCTTTCTTCTTTGTGGATTCTCATAGCCTATGGTACGGAGATCCCGCTCCGAGATATGGGGTATACAGACCGGTGGTCACTCCGGAAAACGTCTTTGCCTTTGCAAGAGACCCCGAATCGAGCCAGCAGGTGTGGAGTTCCGAGGTGGGCTACCCGGGAGACTCGAGGTACCGGGAATTTTACAGGGACGTGGGGTTCGACCGTGAGGAAGACTACATCAGACCGTACATAGATCCCAGCGGTGAGCGGTGCAATACAGGAATAAAGTATTATAAGATAACAGGTAAGGATGTTTCTCTCAACGAAAAACAATACTATGACATTGATGATGCAAGAAGGGCTACTGTTGAGCATGCAAAGGATTTCGCCAACAGGAAGAGAGAGCAGATAAGAAGACTGTCTTCTCAGTTCGACGGAGAGGAACCCGTGATTGTTGCGCCTTTTGACGCCGAGCTATTCGGTCATTGGTGGTACGAAGGTCCCCTCTTCATCGAGGAGCTTTTCAGAGAACTGAACGGAGACAGTACCGTTGTTCCCTCGACCCCGCCCGAAGTCATCAAATCTATGGAACAGGCTCAGGTCGTCACTCCTAACATCTCCACCTGGGGAGCCAACGGCTACAACGAAGTGTGGCTTAACGGCAGAAACGACTGGATTTACAGACACCTGGACGAAGGCTCCAAAAGAATGATTGAACTGGCCAGAAAGTATGAGAGAACTGACAAACGTCTCAAGATCAGGGCTCTAAACCAGATGGCAAGAGAGCTTCTCCTTGCTCAGTCAAGCGATTGGGCATTCATTATAACTACCAACACAACTGTGGAATACGCAGTAAATCGGACCAAGACCCATATTGACAGGTTGCTCTCGCTGTACAGTGAAATCGAAAACGACTCAATTGATGAAGACAAACTGAAGACACTTGAATGGGTGGATTCCATATTCCCGAATATAGACTTCAGAGTCTACGCAAAGCAGGTTGGTTAG
- a CDS encoding peptidylprolyl isomerase encodes MPKKKSRGNSNFMKSIQRPVVWVVAILFGVGIIWWSVAQYIGGGPQGNPQNTGSVISFSESVGGLTKDGTPLSDSKYWITYSEYETSVRDTLTNLRSQGYNLDPYFDTENYPSEMGIRYDIFQSLVDQKTLLLYATENEVLPTAEQVDSETKRVVDQYVAEEETKSAIIYQYGSVDAFTELIRDYVATQLLTINVTNKAIPDMDERFQKYVEENLEDLKLNYERVDANHILVTDEASAVEIKTMIDNGEISFTDAATVFSIDTGTAVNGGALGEFGRGQMVKEFEDASFDATPGIVVGPVESQFGYHLILVNNKTTFDSFEEFANTSFYQSELTQFENEEFNAWISEYRDKNNLSQKINDPDLQMYASYDEAMADPEKASELLEELERDYFDESGNILVGESFLPVVFYTELAESEIGNLRNQILDLEDLQDLLLTLPATATSMSTEQIESELETIPSTETEIRSILSEAKRASEYMREFGVQSLEEVEEMLAEKRKVFDDKNLRFENSVKYLYSVMPNSTRVVNYMYQIDGDNPEVAYIYNENSYNMNVRPLLENPALLDSYLQYYGQYFGAQARSLLIDSPIQSIEGDLNRKVINSTEAATDLKVSALYLLVDIYEKMANLEQNEPMMEIYLMAEKHYLEKLLEYYPEDETIGSLLETIEFQISELNAQASTDATQTDEATDVDMPLGTGLDTEIGSDGLNVPFENETPSPIGDVDLDVSFESEASGTVN; translated from the coding sequence ATGCCAAAAAAGAAATCGAGAGGAAATTCTAATTTCATGAAATCTATTCAGCGGCCGGTTGTCTGGGTAGTGGCCATACTCTTTGGAGTTGGAATAATCTGGTGGTCCGTTGCACAGTATATTGGAGGGGGCCCCCAGGGTAACCCGCAGAATACCGGCTCCGTAATCTCTTTCAGTGAAAGTGTGGGCGGTCTCACGAAGGACGGCACGCCGCTCTCAGATTCTAAATACTGGATTACCTATTCAGAGTATGAAACATCAGTACGCGATACGCTTACGAACTTAAGAAGTCAAGGGTACAACCTCGATCCATATTTTGATACGGAAAACTATCCCAGCGAGATGGGAATTAGATACGATATTTTCCAGTCACTCGTAGACCAGAAGACACTACTTCTGTACGCGACTGAGAATGAGGTTCTCCCGACTGCGGAGCAGGTAGATTCCGAAACCAAGAGAGTCGTAGATCAATACGTTGCCGAGGAAGAGACAAAATCTGCGATTATCTACCAGTATGGTTCAGTTGATGCCTTTACTGAATTGATAAGGGACTACGTAGCGACACAACTGCTCACAATTAATGTGACTAACAAAGCTATCCCCGACATGGATGAACGATTCCAAAAATACGTTGAGGAGAACCTTGAGGATCTGAAGCTGAATTACGAGCGAGTCGACGCCAACCATATTCTGGTCACGGATGAAGCCAGCGCGGTAGAGATCAAGACAATGATTGATAACGGAGAAATTTCATTCACCGATGCCGCGACAGTTTTCTCAATCGATACAGGTACCGCAGTCAATGGCGGTGCTTTGGGAGAGTTTGGTAGAGGACAGATGGTTAAGGAGTTTGAAGACGCGTCTTTTGATGCAACTCCCGGTATTGTAGTCGGACCTGTTGAATCTCAGTTTGGCTATCACCTTATACTCGTGAACAACAAAACCACTTTCGACAGTTTTGAGGAGTTCGCCAACACTTCCTTTTATCAATCAGAGCTCACCCAGTTCGAAAACGAAGAGTTCAACGCATGGATCTCCGAATACAGGGACAAGAACAATTTGTCGCAAAAAATAAATGACCCCGACCTGCAAATGTACGCCAGCTATGACGAGGCGATGGCAGATCCAGAAAAAGCCTCCGAACTGCTTGAAGAGCTTGAAAGAGACTACTTTGATGAATCTGGGAACATACTTGTCGGAGAGTCTTTCCTTCCTGTGGTCTTCTACACTGAGCTTGCTGAAAGCGAGATAGGAAATCTCAGAAATCAGATACTTGACCTTGAGGATCTCCAGGATCTTCTTTTAACGCTCCCGGCAACGGCAACATCCATGTCGACTGAGCAAATCGAGAGCGAGCTTGAGACGATTCCCTCAACCGAGACAGAGATTAGAAGCATTCTCTCTGAGGCAAAAAGAGCCAGCGAGTACATGAGAGAATTTGGTGTTCAGAGCCTTGAAGAGGTCGAAGAAATGCTTGCCGAGAAGCGTAAGGTCTTCGACGACAAGAACTTGCGTTTCGAGAATTCCGTCAAGTACCTGTATTCGGTAATGCCCAATTCAACTAGGGTCGTGAACTACATGTACCAGATTGACGGTGACAATCCTGAGGTAGCTTACATATACAACGAGAATTCTTACAACATGAATGTGAGACCTTTGCTAGAGAACCCAGCCTTGCTGGACAGTTACCTTCAATACTATGGTCAGTACTTTGGAGCCCAGGCAAGATCTCTCTTGATTGACTCTCCCATTCAGAGTATAGAAGGTGATTTGAATCGAAAGGTAATTAACTCCACAGAAGCTGCAACTGATCTGAAGGTAAGCGCACTTTATCTGCTTGTTGACATCTACGAGAAGATGGCAAATCTAGAACAGAACGAACCGATGATGGAGATCTACCTTATGGCAGAAAAGCACTACCTGGAGAAGCTTCTGGAATACTATCCCGAAGACGAGACAATTGGATCGCTACTCGAGACAATCGAATTCCAGATTTCCGAGCTGAATGCTCAAGCTAGCACCGACGCGACTCAGACGGACGAAGCAACGGACGTTGACATGCCTCTCGGCACAGGTCTAGACACGGAAATCGGCTCAGACGGACTGAATGTTCCATTTGAAAACGAGACACCTTCACCAATAGGAGATGTCGATCTGGACGTAAGTTTCGAGAGTGAGGCTAGCGGGACAGTTAACTAG
- a CDS encoding nucleoside kinase — MANHEIFVKELGKKIPVTGETTFYELSRMCDGFHRAPIMAAKSGNSLIELCRKVNDEQEIEFIDLFSLDGIRIYTRGTLFILFIAIRELFGTAQLNVHHSRGPGLVCDIEGIDISPENLKMIETRMKELVEEDAVFEKDTLGKFEAIRSFDEDGQRDKALLFKYRKKSTVNIYRCKGYLNYFYGYMPYSTGTLKKFALLPYGDYFILNLPSTREPERLPEFVDQPKISSVFLEHERWGKILGVKTVGELNEIICRGPKEIREIVNIAESLHEKKIAAIADRIAEHSEPNLILIAGPSSSGKTTFSQRLMLHLKVLGMKPVQISVDDYFVDREKTPKDENGNYDFESIYALNIDLFNEQISQLLDGKEVLLPKFDFVIGRSGFHNRPIKITEGQPVIIEGIHGLNELLSSSVPRERKFKIYVSALTQMNLDNLNRIPTTDVRLLRRIVRDNRFRGHSALDTIRMWSSVRRGEDKYIFPFQEEADVMFNSAIVYELAALKGFAEPLLVQIDDSVPEYLEAKRLLRFIDYLLPMTNLEDIPRTSIIKEFIGGSVFGS, encoded by the coding sequence ATGGCTAACCACGAGATTTTCGTAAAGGAATTGGGTAAGAAGATCCCAGTAACCGGAGAGACAACCTTCTATGAACTTTCCAGAATGTGTGACGGTTTTCACAGGGCTCCCATAATGGCTGCAAAATCCGGCAATTCTCTTATAGAACTTTGCAGAAAAGTCAACGATGAGCAGGAAATCGAGTTCATTGATCTCTTTTCACTCGACGGGATTAGAATATACACGAGGGGAACTCTATTCATTCTTTTCATTGCAATCAGAGAGCTATTTGGAACCGCCCAGCTAAACGTTCACCACTCAAGGGGTCCTGGTCTTGTCTGTGACATCGAAGGAATCGACATCTCCCCTGAGAACTTGAAGATGATTGAGACCAGGATGAAAGAACTTGTGGAAGAGGATGCCGTTTTCGAGAAAGATACCCTAGGCAAGTTCGAGGCGATAAGGTCATTTGACGAAGACGGGCAGAGAGATAAGGCTTTGCTTTTCAAATACAGGAAAAAGTCTACCGTCAATATCTACAGATGTAAGGGGTATTTGAACTACTTCTACGGCTACATGCCTTATTCAACCGGCACATTGAAGAAGTTCGCTCTGCTCCCTTATGGAGATTACTTTATTCTCAATCTTCCCAGCACGAGAGAACCAGAGAGACTTCCCGAATTTGTCGACCAGCCGAAGATATCCAGCGTCTTTCTTGAGCATGAGAGATGGGGGAAGATTCTCGGTGTCAAGACGGTGGGAGAGCTGAACGAAATAATATGCAGGGGACCGAAGGAAATCAGAGAGATCGTGAACATCGCGGAATCCCTTCATGAGAAGAAAATCGCTGCGATTGCAGATCGCATTGCCGAACACAGTGAGCCCAACCTTATCTTGATTGCAGGACCCTCAAGCTCGGGCAAAACGACCTTTTCTCAAAGACTGATGCTACATCTGAAGGTCTTGGGCATGAAACCTGTCCAGATATCTGTCGACGACTATTTCGTTGATAGAGAAAAGACTCCAAAGGACGAAAACGGAAACTACGATTTCGAATCGATATACGCTCTAAACATTGATCTATTCAACGAACAGATTTCGCAACTTCTCGATGGGAAAGAAGTCCTGCTTCCAAAGTTCGATTTTGTTATAGGAAGGAGCGGATTTCACAACAGGCCGATCAAAATCACCGAGGGCCAGCCGGTAATAATCGAAGGAATACACGGGTTGAACGAGTTGCTAAGCAGTTCCGTCCCTCGGGAAAGAAAATTCAAGATCTACGTCAGCGCTCTGACTCAGATGAATCTCGACAATCTGAACAGAATACCCACTACTGACGTCAGATTGCTGCGCAGGATTGTACGCGACAACAGGTTTAGAGGACACTCTGCGCTTGATACAATAAGAATGTGGTCCAGTGTAAGAAGAGGAGAGGACAAGTACATATTCCCCTTCCAGGAAGAGGCAGATGTGATGTTTAATTCCGCGATTGTCTATGAGCTGGCTGCGTTGAAGGGATTTGCAGAGCCTTTGCTTGTTCAGATCGATGATTCAGTACCCGAGTATCTTGAAGCAAAGAGGCTTCTTAGGTTCATAGACTACCTGCTACCTATGACAAATCTGGAAGATATTCCAAGAACTTCCATAATCAAGGAGTTCATAGGCGGAAGTGTTTTCGGTTCCTGA
- a CDS encoding metal-sensitive transcriptional regulator, whose product MQEVDEETRKAVLNRLKRIEGQIRGLQKMVENDRVCGDILTQVSAVNSALSRVSEMIVKGYARKCVIEANESGQIEELDNLIENIIKLRGV is encoded by the coding sequence ATGCAAGAAGTAGATGAAGAGACCAGAAAGGCGGTCTTAAACAGACTGAAGAGAATCGAGGGCCAGATCAGGGGTCTGCAGAAAATGGTTGAAAACGACAGGGTTTGCGGAGACATTCTTACCCAGGTCTCGGCCGTCAACTCCGCTCTTTCAAGAGTATCCGAGATGATTGTCAAGGGGTACGCGAGAAAGTGCGTTATCGAAGCTAATGAGTCCGGGCAGATCGAGGAACTTGACAATCTTATTGAGAACATAATTAAACTCAGAGGAGTCTAG
- a CDS encoding tRNA (adenine-N1)-methyltransferase, giving the protein MIEYGDNVLILLEDEETKYFSEVKKGGILKTHFGNLIMDSLVGKEFGERINLGLRDAYLIKPSMIDGVFSLKRSTQIVYPKDMAFILLTLDIKPGDVVYEAGTGTGVMTSVFSRQVGESGKVISYEKRSDFLEKAKKNVRRLGFIERVTFVAGEIAECEIRESADAFFLDVPEPSASLETSITILKGSGRICVICPTVNQVQETIGILRSLGIIDIQVWEIMARNYKTNPERFRPEDRMVGHTTYLVFGIKAEGRKFNVKRESP; this is encoded by the coding sequence ATGATCGAATACGGTGACAACGTACTGATTCTACTCGAAGATGAAGAAACAAAGTACTTCTCAGAGGTGAAGAAAGGTGGCATTCTCAAAACTCATTTCGGAAATCTCATTATGGATTCCCTGGTTGGAAAGGAATTCGGTGAGAGAATAAACCTCGGTCTTCGAGATGCTTACCTGATCAAACCATCGATGATCGACGGGGTTTTTTCTTTGAAAAGATCTACTCAGATAGTTTATCCAAAGGATATGGCATTCATATTATTAACCCTGGATATAAAACCGGGAGACGTAGTCTATGAAGCCGGTACCGGAACAGGTGTAATGACTTCTGTCTTCTCCCGGCAGGTGGGCGAATCGGGCAAAGTCATATCTTATGAGAAGAGATCGGATTTTCTTGAGAAGGCAAAGAAGAACGTCCGCCGTCTGGGTTTTATTGAAAGGGTAACTTTCGTAGCGGGGGAGATCGCTGAATGTGAGATAAGGGAAAGTGCCGACGCCTTCTTTCTCGATGTTCCAGAACCTTCTGCTTCTCTTGAAACCTCGATAACGATTCTCAAGGGAAGCGGACGGATTTGCGTTATCTGTCCTACGGTCAACCAGGTTCAGGAAACGATCGGGATTCTTAGAAGTCTCGGAATTATTGATATTCAGGTGTGGGAGATAATGGCTAGAAACTACAAGACAAATCCCGAAAGGTTTCGACCGGAAGACAGAATGGTTGGTCATACTACATACCTGGTGTTCGGCATAAAAGCTGAAGGGAGGAAGTTTAATGTCAAAAGGGAAAGCCCTTAA
- a CDS encoding S41 family peptidase — MSKGKALKIFVSISVLVSVFFLGAFTSTTEDEVFEKFSPVFQILNYIDRNYYDIEKVDYDAILNETLTGTMRGLDDPFAWYFDPVQTKENELDTTSKYGGIGSTVQYNIEFDCLEVVAPMAGSPSEKVGLKTGDLILKIDDVPVSDVGYYGAVNMLRGDPGTDVVLEVYRESVSEPFFVEITRAFIEIRSVKSELLTVEDVVISYIQITGFNAPTYDEFQDALNLSRNSEAYIIDLRNNPGGLLQSVLNISSLMLPKGQRVITIRYRDGQEEIYNSWGSRYNTYFADKPIVVLVNGGSASASEILTGALKDHGLATVIGTKTFGKAAVQTVFNLSNGGEIWLPTAHYFTPDGNDIHLQGIEPDIVVEPGEDVPGEDGRELTLSTASVDVEHDLQLSKALETILEQLGAKTEN; from the coding sequence ATGTCAAAAGGGAAAGCCCTTAAGATATTCGTGTCGATTTCAGTACTGGTCTCAGTCTTTTTTCTCGGGGCGTTTACGTCCACGACGGAAGATGAGGTTTTCGAGAAATTCAGTCCGGTATTTCAGATACTCAACTACATAGATCGCAACTATTACGACATTGAAAAGGTTGATTACGACGCGATTCTAAATGAGACTCTGACGGGAACAATGCGTGGACTGGACGATCCCTTTGCATGGTATTTCGACCCTGTCCAGACAAAGGAAAACGAACTTGACACAACCTCTAAATACGGTGGAATAGGGTCTACGGTCCAGTACAATATAGAATTCGATTGTCTAGAAGTAGTGGCACCTATGGCTGGAAGCCCTTCTGAGAAGGTGGGTTTGAAGACAGGCGATTTGATTCTCAAAATAGACGATGTCCCTGTATCCGATGTCGGTTACTACGGCGCCGTCAATATGTTGAGAGGCGACCCCGGAACTGATGTGGTGCTGGAGGTTTATAGAGAATCTGTTTCAGAACCTTTCTTCGTGGAAATCACAAGGGCGTTCATAGAAATAAGGAGCGTGAAGAGTGAACTGCTAACTGTCGAAGACGTCGTAATCTCTTACATACAGATAACAGGCTTCAACGCACCCACCTATGATGAATTTCAGGATGCCCTGAACCTTAGCAGAAACAGCGAGGCCTACATAATCGATCTGCGAAACAATCCAGGCGGACTTTTGCAGAGTGTTCTAAATATCTCGTCACTCATGTTGCCTAAAGGGCAAAGAGTAATAACGATAAGGTACAGAGATGGGCAAGAAGAGATATACAACTCCTGGGGATCGAGATACAACACCTACTTCGCAGATAAACCAATAGTGGTCCTCGTAAATGGTGGAAGCGCTTCGGCTTCAGAGATATTGACGGGCGCCTTGAAGGATCACGGGCTTGCAACGGTAATTGGTACCAAGACCTTCGGAAAGGCAGCCGTTCAAACTGTGTTTAATCTTTCAAACGGTGGAGAAATCTGGCTCCCCACTGCCCACTATTTCACTCCAGATGGAAATGACATCCATCTTCAGGGGATAGAACCTGATATAGTTGTAGAGCCGGGAGAAGACGTTCCTGGAGAAGATGGAAGAGAGCTGACACTATCGACGGCATCAGTAGATGTCGAACATGACCTTCAGCTATCAAAAGCTCTCGAGACGATACTTGAGCAATTAGGAGCGAAGACTGAAAATTGA